The following proteins are encoded in a genomic region of Ammospiza caudacuta isolate bAmmCau1 chromosome 3, bAmmCau1.pri, whole genome shotgun sequence:
- the RRM2 gene encoding ribonucleoside-diphosphate reductase subunit M2, giving the protein MLSTRTPLAARHDQPQASPKKIQSPMKSLSPMKGLALSNKENTPPTLSSARVLASKAARKIFQEGDGNPVPRGVEEEEPLLRENPRRFVIFPIQYHDIWQMYKKAEASFWTAEEVDLSKDLQHWESLKPEEKYFISHVLAFFAASDGIVNENLVERFSQEVQITEARCFYGFQIAMENIHSEMYSLLIDTYIKDSQEREFLFNAIETLPCVKKKADWAMCWIGDKKATYGERVVAFAAVEGIFFSGSFASIFWLKKRGLMPGLTFSNELISRDEGLHCDFACLMFKHLIHKPSEERVREIIMNAVLIEQEFLTEALPVKLIGMNCTLMKQYIEFVADRLMLELGFNKIYKAENPFDFMENISLEGKTNFFEKRVGEYQRMGVMSKPTDNSFTLDAEF; this is encoded by the exons ATGTTGTCCACCCGCACCCCGCTCGCCGCCCGCCACGACCAGCCCCAGGCGTCGCCCAAGAAGATCCAGTCTCCTATGAAGAGTCTGTCGCCCATGAAAGGCTTGGCGCTGAGCAACAAGGAGAACACG CCCCCCACGCTCAGCAGCGCCCGTGTGCTGGCCAGCAAGGCGGCCCGCAAGATCTTCCAGGAGGGTGACGGCAATCCG GTGCCGCGGGgcgtggaggaggaggagccgcTGCTGCGGGAGAACCCCCGCCGGTTCGTCATCTTCCCCATCCAGTACCACGACATCTGGCAGATGTACAAGAAGGCCGAGGCCTCCTTCTGGACGGCGGAGGAG GTCGACCTTTCCAAAGACCTCCAGCACTGGGAGTCCCTGAAGCCTGAGGAGAAGTACTTCATTTCTCATGTCCTGGCCTTCTTTGCTGCCAGTGATGGCATTGTCAACGAGAACTTG GTGGAGCGGTTCAGTCAAGAAGTGCAAATCACAGAAGCTCGCTGTTTCTATGGCTTCCAGATTGCCATGGAAAACATACATTCAGAAATGTACAGTCTTCTCATTGACACCTACATTAAGGACTCACAGGAGAG GGAATTTCTTTTCAATGCTATTGAAACATTGCCATGTGTTAAAAAGAAGGCAGATTGGGCCATGTGCTGGATTGGGGACAAGAAAGCAACATATG GAGAACGTGTTGTGGCCTTTGCAGCTGTGGAAGGAATCTTCTTTTCTGGCTCTTTTGCATCAATTTTTTGGCTGAAGAAAAGAGGATTAATGCCTGGACTCACTTTTTCTAATGAACTCATCAGTAGAGATGAG GGTTTGCACTGTGACTTTGCCTGCCTCATGTTCAAGCACTTGATACACAAACCGTCAGAGGAGAGAGTAAGGGAAATCATCATGAATGCTGTTCTCATAGAACAG GAATTCTTGACGGAGGCACTGCCTGTGAAGCTGATTGGCATGAACTGCACTTTAATGAAACAGTACATCGAGTTTGTGGCAGACCGGCTTatgctggagctgggatttaACAAG ATATACAAAGCAGAGAATCCTTTTGACTTCATGGAAAACATCTCTCTGGAAGGCAAGACCAATTTCTTTGAGAAGCGAGTAGGTGAATATCAGAGGATGGGAGTCATGTCCAAGCCCACAGACAACTCTTTCACCCTGGATGCAGAGTTCTGA